The proteins below come from a single Streptomyces sp. M92 genomic window:
- a CDS encoding ABC transporter substrate-binding protein — MQRRRTGTIAVVSALGMTAVLGGCGLTGDSGEVTLRLVAADYGDSKANSSQGYWDDVAGAYEAKHPDVNIDVTVYSWNDVDRKVREMVEAGKAPDLAQIGAYSDYADQGLLYQAGDVLSIPVQANFVSQLATAGQVNGAQYGLPFAASTRVLFYNKTLFEKADVTPPKSWDDLADAAEALKAEGVKYPYALPLGPEEAPAEAMQWMLSGGGGYTDDVGTYSIDSPQNVTTFTWLRDELVAKDLTGPVAPGKLDRADAFAAFANGDVGMLNGHPTLMKTASDKGVKYGMVTTPGTDGASKNTLGVTDWMTAFKENGHQEEIGDFLDFVYNDENVLAFSRRYDLLPVTTSASQVMSTAKEDANLKPFLNELLLSELYPVGKASWASVSADVKKRIGQAVAPGGSPKEVLGQIQATAMRAGSAE, encoded by the coding sequence GTGCAGCGGCGTAGGACAGGAACGATCGCGGTGGTGTCCGCACTGGGCATGACGGCGGTCCTCGGCGGCTGCGGGCTCACCGGCGACTCCGGCGAGGTGACGCTGAGGCTGGTCGCCGCCGACTACGGCGACAGCAAGGCCAACAGCTCCCAGGGCTACTGGGACGACGTCGCCGGTGCGTACGAGGCCAAGCACCCCGACGTGAACATCGACGTCACCGTTTACTCCTGGAACGACGTCGACCGGAAGGTCCGCGAGATGGTCGAGGCCGGCAAGGCTCCCGACCTGGCCCAGATCGGCGCCTACTCCGACTACGCGGACCAGGGTCTGCTCTACCAGGCCGGCGACGTGCTCTCCATCCCGGTCCAGGCGAACTTCGTCTCCCAGCTCGCCACCGCCGGCCAGGTCAACGGCGCCCAGTACGGCCTGCCCTTCGCGGCCTCCACGCGGGTGCTCTTCTACAACAAGACCCTCTTCGAGAAGGCCGACGTCACCCCGCCCAAGAGCTGGGACGACCTCGCCGACGCCGCCGAGGCGCTGAAGGCCGAGGGCGTGAAGTACCCGTACGCGCTGCCGCTGGGCCCCGAGGAGGCGCCGGCCGAGGCGATGCAGTGGATGCTCAGCGGCGGGGGCGGCTACACCGACGACGTCGGCACCTACTCCATCGACTCCCCGCAGAACGTCACCACCTTCACCTGGCTCAGGGACGAACTGGTCGCCAAGGACCTCACCGGCCCCGTCGCCCCCGGCAAGCTCGACCGCGCCGACGCCTTCGCCGCCTTCGCGAACGGTGACGTCGGCATGCTCAACGGGCACCCGACGCTGATGAAGACGGCGTCCGACAAGGGCGTGAAGTACGGCATGGTGACGACCCCCGGCACCGACGGCGCGAGCAAGAACACGCTCGGCGTCACCGACTGGATGACGGCCTTCAAGGAGAACGGCCACCAGGAGGAGATCGGCGACTTCCTCGACTTCGTCTACAACGACGAGAACGTCCTCGCCTTCTCCCGCCGCTACGACCTGCTCCCGGTCACCACCTCCGCCTCCCAGGTCATGAGCACGGCGAAGGAGGACGCGAACCTCAAGCCCTTCCTGAACGAACTCCTGCTCTCCGAGCTCTACCCGGTCGGCAAGGCCTCCTGGGCCTCGGTCAGCGCGGACGTCAAGAAGCGCATCGGCCAGGCCGTCGCCCCCGGCGGCAGCCCCAAGGAGGTGCTCGGCCAGATCCAGGCCACGGCGATGCGGGCGGGCAGCGCCGAGTAG
- a CDS encoding ROK family protein, whose product MKAALAGPGGELLHQARRATGRERGPEAVVAGILDFAAELRALGADRFGEPAAAAGVAVPGIIDEEHGTAVYAANLGWRDVPLRALLGDRLGGVPVALGHDVRTGGLAEGRVGAGKGADRFLFVPLGTGIAGAIGIDGRVESGAHGFAGEIGHVVVRPGGVPCPCGQRGCLERFASASAVSEAWAQACGDPEADAADCAKAVESGDARALTVWQDAVEALADGLVTALTLLDPRVLIIGGGLAEAGETLFSPLRDAVRRRVTFQKLPEIVPAALGDTAGCLGAGLLAWDLLGPDPHGTTPTTTMTPPEVTT is encoded by the coding sequence ATGAAGGCCGCCCTGGCGGGGCCGGGGGGCGAGCTGCTCCACCAGGCCCGCCGGGCCACCGGCCGCGAGCGCGGACCGGAGGCGGTCGTCGCGGGCATCCTGGACTTCGCCGCCGAGCTGCGCGCCCTGGGCGCCGACCGGTTCGGCGAGCCCGCCGCCGCCGCGGGCGTGGCCGTCCCCGGCATCATCGACGAGGAGCACGGCACCGCCGTCTACGCGGCCAACCTCGGCTGGCGCGACGTACCGCTGCGCGCGCTGCTCGGCGACCGGCTCGGCGGCGTCCCGGTCGCCCTCGGGCACGACGTGCGCACCGGCGGGCTCGCCGAGGGGCGTGTCGGGGCCGGGAAGGGCGCCGACCGGTTCCTGTTCGTGCCGCTGGGCACCGGCATCGCGGGCGCCATCGGCATCGACGGCCGGGTCGAGTCGGGCGCCCACGGCTTCGCGGGCGAGATCGGCCACGTCGTCGTGCGCCCCGGCGGCGTCCCCTGCCCGTGCGGGCAGCGCGGGTGCCTGGAGCGGTTCGCGTCCGCGTCGGCGGTCAGCGAGGCGTGGGCACAGGCCTGCGGCGACCCGGAGGCGGACGCCGCCGACTGCGCCAAGGCCGTCGAGTCGGGGGACGCGCGGGCGCTCACCGTGTGGCAGGACGCGGTGGAGGCGCTCGCCGACGGACTGGTCACCGCGCTCACTCTGCTGGACCCGCGCGTACTGATCATCGGTGGCGGCCTCGCCGAGGCCGGGGAAACCTTGTTCTCACCGCTGCGGGACGCCGTCCGACGGCGCGTCACCTTCCAGAAGCTGCCCGAGATCGTCCCCGCGGCGCTCGGGGACACCGCGGGCTGCCTGGGCGCCGGGCTGCTGGCCTGGGACCTGCTCGGCCCCGATCCGCACGGCACCACCCCTACGACCACCATGACTCCTCCGGAGGTAACCACCTGA
- the nagA gene encoding N-acetylglucosamine-6-phosphate deacetylase → MAPSKVLAGARVVLPTGTVDDGRVIVDGTRIADTAPPGAEVVDVSGHWVVPGFVDIHNHGGGGASFTGGTAEDVLKGVETHRRHGTTTVVASAVTGDLDFLARQAGLLAELAQQGDVAGIHFEGPFISPCRKGAHDEQLLRDPDPAEVRKLVDASHGHAKMMTLATELPGGLDSVRLLAEHGVIAAIGHTDATYEQTVQAIDAGATVATHLFNAMPPVGHRAPGPITALLEDERITVELINDGTHLHPAALQLAFHHAGASRVAFITDAMDAAGFGDGRYLLGPLEVEVADGVARLVEGGSIAGSTLTLDRAFKRAVTVDGLPVGDVVAAISANPARLLGVDDRIGSLEPGKDADLVVLDDAFDLVGVMRRGEWVVDPQLA, encoded by the coding sequence ATGGCCCCAAGCAAGGTTCTCGCCGGTGCCCGGGTGGTACTGCCCACCGGCACCGTGGACGACGGCCGCGTGATCGTCGACGGCACGCGGATCGCGGACACGGCGCCCCCCGGGGCGGAGGTCGTCGACGTGTCGGGCCACTGGGTGGTCCCCGGCTTCGTCGACATCCACAACCACGGCGGCGGCGGCGCCTCCTTCACCGGCGGCACCGCCGAGGACGTCCTCAAGGGCGTCGAGACCCACCGGCGGCACGGCACCACCACGGTGGTCGCCTCCGCCGTCACCGGCGACCTGGACTTCCTCGCCCGGCAGGCCGGGCTGCTGGCCGAGCTGGCGCAGCAGGGCGACGTCGCCGGCATCCACTTCGAGGGGCCGTTCATCTCCCCGTGCCGCAAGGGCGCCCACGACGAGCAGCTGCTGCGCGACCCGGACCCGGCCGAGGTCCGCAAGCTGGTCGACGCCTCGCACGGCCACGCGAAGATGATGACGCTCGCCACCGAGCTGCCGGGCGGCCTGGACTCCGTACGGCTGCTCGCGGAGCACGGCGTGATCGCGGCGATCGGGCACACCGACGCGACGTACGAGCAGACGGTGCAGGCCATCGACGCGGGCGCGACGGTCGCCACGCACCTCTTCAACGCGATGCCCCCGGTCGGCCACCGCGCCCCCGGTCCCATCACCGCGCTGCTGGAGGACGAGCGGATCACCGTCGAGCTGATCAACGACGGCACGCACCTGCACCCGGCCGCGCTCCAGCTGGCCTTCCACCACGCGGGCGCCTCCCGGGTCGCCTTCATCACCGACGCGATGGACGCGGCCGGCTTCGGCGACGGCCGCTACCTGCTCGGCCCGCTGGAGGTCGAGGTCGCGGACGGCGTGGCCCGCCTGGTGGAGGGCGGCTCGATCGCGGGCTCCACGCTCACCCTGGACCGCGCCTTCAAGCGGGCGGTGACGGTGGACGGGCTGCCGGTCGGGGACGTCGTCGCGGCGATCTCCGCCAACCCGGCGCGGCTGCTGGGCGTGGACGACCGGATCGGCTCCCTGGAACCCGGCAAGGACGCCGACCTGGTGGTCCTGGACGACGCGTTCGACCTGGTGGGCGTAATGCGCCGGGGCGAATGGGTGGTCGATCCCCAACTGGCCTGA
- a CDS encoding 1-phosphofructokinase family hexose kinase — protein sequence MILTVTLNTALDITYRVPGLRPHASHRVREVTERPGGKGLNVARVLAALGHEVTVTGFAGGTTGDTVRAGLTGVAGVADALVPVAGATRRTIAVVDERTGDTTQLNEPGPAVAPAEWSAFQEAYEDLLAGAAAVALCGSLPPGVPVGAYAGLVRTARAAGVPVLLDTSGEPLRRGIAARPDIIKPNADELAELTGSHEPLRATQAARRRGARSVVASLGAAGLFAQTPEGRWRAAPPAHVRGNPTGAGDSAVAGLLSGLVEHLPWPDRLARAVALSAATVLAPVAGEFDRAAYEELLGRGVAVTTEADAA from the coding sequence GTGATCCTCACCGTCACACTCAACACCGCGCTCGACATCACCTACCGCGTCCCGGGCCTGAGGCCCCACGCCTCCCACCGGGTGAGGGAGGTGACGGAGCGTCCCGGCGGCAAGGGCCTGAACGTCGCCCGGGTGCTGGCCGCCCTCGGGCACGAGGTCACGGTCACCGGCTTCGCGGGCGGCACCACCGGCGACACCGTGCGCGCGGGACTCACCGGCGTGGCCGGGGTGGCGGACGCGCTCGTGCCGGTGGCGGGGGCCACCCGGCGCACCATCGCCGTCGTGGACGAGCGCACCGGCGACACCACCCAGCTCAACGAACCCGGCCCGGCCGTCGCGCCCGCCGAGTGGAGCGCCTTCCAGGAGGCGTACGAGGACCTGCTGGCCGGGGCCGCCGCGGTCGCCCTGTGCGGCAGCCTGCCGCCCGGTGTCCCGGTGGGCGCCTACGCCGGTCTGGTGCGCACCGCCCGTGCGGCGGGCGTGCCGGTGCTGCTGGACACCAGCGGGGAGCCGCTGCGCCGGGGGATCGCCGCGCGTCCGGACATCATCAAGCCGAACGCCGACGAGCTGGCCGAGCTGACCGGCTCGCACGAGCCGCTGCGGGCCACGCAGGCCGCCCGCCGCCGCGGCGCCCGCTCGGTGGTCGCCTCGCTGGGGGCCGCGGGGCTGTTCGCCCAGACCCCGGAGGGCCGCTGGCGCGCGGCCCCGCCCGCCCACGTGCGCGGCAATCCGACCGGCGCGGGCGACTCGGCGGTCGCCGGGCTGCTCTCCGGCCTGGTGGAGCACCTGCCCTGGCCGGACCGGCTGGCCCGCGCGGTCGCCCTGTCGGCGGCGACCGTGCTGGCGCCGGTGGCGGGCGAGTTCGACCGGGCGGCGTACGAGGAGCTGCTCGGCCGCGGGGTGGCGGTGACGACGGAGGCCGACGCGGCGTGA
- a CDS encoding CBM35 domain-containing protein has product MTPGNNGASTPEDDDPFGYLYADGQANGAQPPSGGYGYPNSVNRVRPVGTRQYGGAPQGQAAPTAAYGQAAPQQQGAYGQPQGGYGYPQAGHGSPNAHYAAPETLPGGGAPNGPQQPGRGAGGGGGRRGPNTKGLLIGAVAVVAAVVVGIAVAMTSSSSEDDKGGNEAGGGSTPTQSQSSEPSPSASDDAEEEVELPATDAKALRLSPGVSTASDIEGAKAAGGVYVTGFNQVGAKVTWTVNGIEEAGGYRLNVRYGTPGTDADATLLVNGKAQARPLNMKNFGGTPAGDWEKGWKSTWATVNLNEGTNTIELACNADNKCEAVIDQLSLTTG; this is encoded by the coding sequence ATGACGCCCGGCAACAACGGCGCGAGCACGCCCGAGGACGACGACCCCTTCGGCTACCTCTACGCCGACGGGCAGGCCAACGGTGCCCAGCCGCCGTCCGGTGGCTACGGCTACCCGAACTCCGTCAACCGGGTGCGTCCCGTCGGCACACGGCAGTACGGCGGCGCACCGCAGGGCCAGGCCGCCCCGACCGCCGCCTACGGCCAGGCCGCCCCGCAGCAGCAGGGCGCCTACGGGCAGCCCCAGGGCGGTTACGGGTACCCCCAGGCCGGCCACGGCTCGCCCAACGCGCACTACGCGGCGCCCGAGACGCTCCCCGGCGGCGGCGCGCCGAACGGCCCGCAGCAGCCGGGACGCGGCGCGGGCGGGGGCGGCGGGCGCCGCGGCCCCAACACCAAGGGTCTGCTGATCGGCGCGGTCGCGGTCGTCGCCGCGGTCGTCGTCGGTATCGCCGTGGCCATGACGAGCAGCAGCTCGGAGGACGACAAGGGCGGCAACGAGGCGGGGGGCGGCTCCACGCCCACCCAGTCCCAGAGCAGCGAGCCCAGCCCTTCGGCCAGCGACGACGCCGAGGAGGAGGTCGAGCTGCCGGCGACCGACGCGAAGGCGCTCAGGCTGTCGCCCGGCGTGTCGACCGCCTCGGACATCGAGGGCGCGAAGGCCGCCGGCGGGGTCTACGTCACGGGTTTCAACCAGGTCGGCGCGAAGGTCACCTGGACCGTCAACGGCATCGAGGAGGCCGGCGGCTACCGGCTGAACGTGCGCTACGGCACCCCGGGCACCGACGCCGACGCCACCCTGCTGGTCAACGGCAAGGCCCAGGCCCGCCCGCTGAACATGAAGAACTTCGGCGGCACGCCCGCCGGGGACTGGGAAAAGGGCTGGAAGTCCACCTGGGCCACCGTGAACCTCAACGAGGGCACCAACACGATCGAGCTGGCCTGCAACGCGGACAACAAGTGCGAGGCGGTCATCGACCAGCTCTCGCTCACGACGGGCTGA
- the cdgB gene encoding diguanylate cyclase CdgB: METESEPYVRLASLRQLHQVMADMNKARSLADTLQAVADGVVQALGYELACVNMVRPDGDLVVAAFSGNQAAEALITGRAGSRESWDRRLRMGEQWGDLIFIPHTEGWVLDDDDVPQWYTDGPAPRFEDEWHPSDRLFAPMYAPGPQGGGSSGELIGVLSVDRPRNGRRPGAWGREALQMYAFQAAIAISNARLRSNMQRALVRLERDQQALRASEESFRQAFEYAPSGMAIAEMGGDQHGRILRTNDALCRLLGRRASAMRRYAFSDLVHPEDIGTLLRTSAEGGRAELRLGRRDGTYVWVSLRNSVVADAADGPRFLLTHVEDIEERKRRELQLAHRASHDSLTGLPNSAELRSRLAARLCRRPQSPHAGVVDAMDAAYGDSAVFDSGGHTFDFGAAAAEPYGAYDHHVHAVAPEDGRDDGTKGLAVLFCDLDGFKSINDRFGHNAGDAVLIEVARRLSGGVRDGDTVARLGGDEFVILANGLGRADAEDLAVRLRNEIIQPIRAEGRAVRVGASFGIGWAHCGMTADEVLKSADERMYVEKRSRPKQHRRAG, from the coding sequence ATGGAGACCGAGTCGGAGCCCTACGTCCGTCTTGCGTCCCTGCGGCAGCTGCACCAGGTCATGGCTGACATGAACAAGGCCCGCAGCCTGGCCGACACCCTGCAGGCCGTCGCCGACGGCGTCGTCCAGGCCCTCGGGTACGAGCTGGCGTGCGTCAACATGGTCCGGCCCGACGGTGACCTCGTCGTCGCCGCCTTCTCCGGTAACCAGGCCGCCGAGGCCCTCATCACCGGCCGGGCGGGCTCCCGCGAGTCCTGGGACCGGCGGCTGCGCATGGGCGAGCAGTGGGGCGACCTGATCTTCATACCCCACACCGAGGGCTGGGTCCTCGACGACGACGACGTCCCGCAGTGGTACACCGACGGGCCCGCGCCCCGCTTCGAGGACGAGTGGCACCCCTCGGACCGGCTCTTCGCCCCGATGTACGCCCCCGGCCCGCAGGGCGGCGGCAGCAGCGGCGAGCTGATCGGAGTCCTGTCCGTGGACCGGCCGCGCAACGGCCGCCGTCCGGGCGCCTGGGGCCGCGAGGCTTTGCAGATGTACGCCTTCCAGGCGGCCATCGCGATCAGCAACGCCCGGCTGCGCTCCAACATGCAGCGCGCCCTGGTCCGCCTCGAGCGCGACCAGCAGGCGCTGAGGGCCAGCGAGGAAAGCTTCCGGCAGGCCTTCGAGTACGCCCCCTCCGGCATGGCCATCGCCGAGATGGGCGGCGACCAGCACGGCCGCATCCTGCGGACCAACGACGCCCTGTGCCGGCTCCTGGGCCGCCGCGCCTCCGCGATGCGCCGCTACGCCTTCTCCGACCTCGTCCACCCCGAGGACATCGGCACCCTGCTGCGCACCTCCGCCGAGGGCGGCCGGGCCGAGCTGCGCCTGGGCCGCCGCGACGGCACCTATGTCTGGGTCTCCCTGCGCAACAGCGTCGTCGCCGACGCCGCCGACGGGCCCCGCTTCCTGCTCACCCACGTCGAGGACATAGAGGAGCGCAAGCGCCGCGAGCTCCAGCTCGCCCACCGCGCCTCCCACGACTCCCTCACCGGACTGCCCAACAGCGCCGAGCTGCGCTCCCGCCTCGCCGCCCGGCTGTGCCGGCGCCCGCAGTCGCCGCACGCGGGCGTGGTGGACGCCATGGACGCCGCCTACGGGGACTCCGCCGTCTTCGACTCCGGCGGCCACACCTTCGACTTCGGGGCGGCGGCCGCCGAGCCGTACGGCGCCTACGACCACCACGTGCACGCCGTCGCCCCGGAGGACGGCCGCGACGACGGCACCAAGGGGCTCGCGGTCCTCTTCTGCGACCTGGACGGCTTCAAGTCGATCAACGACCGGTTCGGGCACAACGCCGGCGACGCCGTCCTCATCGAGGTCGCCCGCCGGCTCAGCGGCGGCGTGCGCGACGGCGACACCGTGGCCCGGCTCGGCGGCGACGAGTTCGTGATCCTCGCCAACGGGCTCGGCCGGGCCGACGCCGAGGACCTCGCCGTACGGCTGCGCAACGAGATCATCCAGCCCATCCGGGCCGAGGGAAGGGCCGTCCGCGTGGGCGCCAGTTTCGGCATCGGGTGGGCCCACTGCGGCATGACGGCGGACGAAGTGCTGAAGTCAGCTGACGAACGGATGTACGTCGAGAAACGATCTCGTCCCAAACAGCACCGACGTGCCGGATGA
- a CDS encoding flavin reductase family protein, which produces MPNTPSLTSPAPPASPALPSPSPAAGHAEGVSNEEFRAAMSRLASGVVLVTAQEPPLDPDDPQAPSGEDVGMTATAFMSVSLDPPLVLVSLREGSRMDDLLDEQPLWAVSVLSESQRHIAGRFAMKGRVSDRLLFADIPYLRGEATDAPLVGGALATLECRTEQRVRAGDHTLVIGRVLTASLPSADGGPLAYFRGRYRQLG; this is translated from the coding sequence GTGCCGAACACTCCTTCCCTCACGTCCCCCGCACCCCCCGCGTCCCCCGCGCTCCCGTCGCCGTCGCCCGCCGCCGGGCATGCTGAGGGGGTGAGCAACGAGGAGTTCCGTGCCGCCATGTCCCGGCTGGCCTCGGGCGTGGTCCTGGTGACCGCGCAGGAGCCGCCGCTGGACCCCGACGACCCGCAGGCGCCGAGCGGCGAGGACGTCGGCATGACGGCCACCGCCTTCATGTCGGTCTCCCTCGACCCGCCGCTGGTCCTGGTCAGCCTGCGCGAGGGCTCCCGCATGGACGACCTGCTGGACGAGCAGCCCCTGTGGGCGGTCTCGGTCCTGTCCGAGAGCCAGCGGCACATCGCCGGGCGCTTCGCCATGAAGGGCCGCGTCAGCGACCGGCTCCTCTTCGCGGACATCCCGTACCTGCGGGGTGAGGCGACCGACGCCCCGCTGGTCGGCGGCGCCCTGGCCACCCTGGAGTGCCGCACCGAGCAGCGCGTGCGGGCCGGGGACCACACCCTGGTCATCGGCCGCGTGCTGACCGCCTCGCTGCCGAGCGCGGACGGCGGACCGCTGGCGTACTTCCGGGGGCGGTACCGGCAGTTGGGGTGA
- a CDS encoding GNAT family N-acetyltransferase, whose product MTTSTTLRLAEVTRANFEAATAIRVRPDQEFAVEPVMTSLAEAYLHPGVAWPRLILDGDRPVGFLMAFFDIDWYEDGSVRRSGLWRLNIAAGEQGRGYGRFAVESVAEEIRRRGGEECYVTWHPGPDGPEGFYLGLGFRPDGETSEGQTVGVLKLA is encoded by the coding sequence ATGACGACCAGTACCACGCTCCGCCTCGCGGAGGTCACCCGCGCGAACTTCGAGGCCGCCACCGCCATACGGGTCCGCCCCGACCAGGAGTTCGCCGTCGAGCCGGTGATGACGTCGCTCGCCGAGGCCTACCTGCACCCAGGCGTCGCCTGGCCCCGCCTGATCCTCGACGGCGACCGCCCCGTCGGCTTCCTCATGGCCTTCTTCGACATCGACTGGTACGAGGACGGCAGCGTGCGGCGCTCCGGGCTGTGGCGGCTGAACATCGCGGCCGGTGAACAGGGCCGGGGATACGGCCGTTTCGCGGTGGAGTCGGTGGCGGAGGAGATCCGCCGGCGCGGCGGCGAGGAGTGCTACGTCACCTGGCACCCGGGCCCGGACGGCCCCGAGGGCTTCTATCTGGGGCTGGGCTTCAGGCCGGACGGGGAGACGAGCGAGGGGCAGACGGTGGGGGTGCTGAAGCTGGCCTAG
- the arfB gene encoding alternative ribosome rescue aminoacyl-tRNA hydrolase ArfB, with translation MDGMSGPHVIRGSVSLPEAELVWRFSRSSGPGGQHVNTTDTAVELRFDLARTEALPEVWKRRALERLAGRLTDGVVTVRASEHRSQWRNRESAAVCLTALLAEATAPPPKPRRPTRIPRGINERRLREKKQRSQTKRGRSPKNWD, from the coding sequence ATGGACGGCATGTCCGGTCCCCATGTCATCCGCGGCTCCGTCTCCCTTCCCGAGGCCGAGCTCGTCTGGCGTTTCTCGCGGTCCTCCGGGCCGGGCGGGCAGCACGTCAACACCACGGACACGGCGGTGGAACTCCGTTTCGACCTGGCGCGCACCGAGGCGCTGCCCGAGGTGTGGAAGCGCCGCGCGCTGGAGCGGCTGGCCGGACGCCTGACCGACGGCGTCGTCACCGTCCGCGCCTCCGAGCACCGCTCCCAGTGGCGCAACCGCGAGAGTGCCGCCGTGTGCCTCACGGCCCTCCTCGCCGAGGCCACCGCCCCTCCGCCCAAGCCCCGCAGGCCGACCCGCATACCGCGCGGCATCAACGAACGCCGGCTGCGCGAGAAGAAGCAGCGCTCGCAGACCAAGCGCGGCCGCTCCCCGAAGAACTGGGACTAG
- a CDS encoding TerD family protein, whose translation MAVSLSKGGNVSLTKEAPGLTEVTVGLGWDVRTTTGTDFDLDASAIAVNTQGKVYSDAHFVFFNNKQTPDNTIVHTGDNRTGEGAGDDEAINVNLAALPADIDKIVFPVSIYDAENRSQNFGQVRNAYIRIINQAGGAEIARYDLSEDAATETAMVFGELYRNGAEWKFRAVGQGYASGLVGIAQDFGVNV comes from the coding sequence ATGGCTGTAAGCCTGTCCAAGGGTGGCAACGTCTCGCTCACCAAGGAGGCTCCGGGCCTGACCGAAGTCACCGTGGGCCTCGGCTGGGACGTCCGTACCACCACCGGCACCGACTTCGACCTCGACGCCTCCGCGATCGCGGTCAACACGCAGGGCAAGGTCTACTCCGACGCCCACTTCGTCTTCTTCAACAACAAGCAGACGCCGGACAACACCATCGTCCACACCGGTGACAACCGCACCGGCGAGGGCGCCGGCGACGACGAGGCGATCAACGTCAACCTCGCCGCCCTCCCGGCCGACATCGACAAGATCGTCTTCCCGGTCTCGATCTACGACGCCGAGAACCGCTCGCAGAACTTCGGCCAGGTGCGCAACGCCTACATCCGCATCATCAACCAGGCCGGCGGCGCCGAGATCGCCCGCTACGACCTGTCCGAGGACGCGGCCACCGAGACCGCCATGGTCTTCGGCGAGCTCTACCGCAACGGCGCCGAGTGGAAGTTCCGCGCCGTCGGCCAGGGCTACGCCTCGGGTCTGGTGGGCATCGCCCAGGACTTCGGCGTGAACGTCTGA
- a CDS encoding response regulator, translating to MTHPADGGPVPVRILVCDDHVVVRAGLLALLDSAPGIEVVGEAGTGEEALALAARLTPDVVLMDLQLGAGIDGVETTRRLTAAPATATPQTGSGRVPHVLVLTTYDTDADITRAIEAGATGYLLKAERPEELFAAIHAAAQGRTTLSGPVAGRVMANMRSPRPSLTDRERDILAQLATGLGNREIARALFISEATVKTHLRRIYDKLGVDTRAGAVAVAKEQRLLP from the coding sequence ATGACCCACCCGGCAGACGGCGGGCCCGTCCCCGTCCGCATCCTGGTCTGCGACGACCACGTCGTCGTACGGGCCGGACTGCTCGCCCTGCTCGACAGCGCCCCCGGCATCGAGGTGGTCGGCGAGGCGGGCACCGGCGAGGAGGCGCTGGCGCTCGCGGCGCGGCTGACGCCGGACGTGGTGCTGATGGACCTGCAACTCGGCGCGGGCATCGACGGCGTGGAGACCACCCGCCGCCTCACCGCCGCCCCCGCGACCGCCACCCCGCAGACCGGCTCCGGCCGGGTCCCGCACGTCCTGGTGCTGACCACGTACGACACCGACGCCGACATCACCCGCGCCATCGAGGCCGGCGCGACCGGTTACCTGCTGAAGGCCGAGCGACCCGAGGAACTCTTCGCCGCCATCCACGCCGCCGCCCAGGGCCGTACGACGCTGTCCGGTCCCGTCGCCGGCCGGGTCATGGCCAACATGCGCAGTCCGCGCCCCTCCCTCACCGATCGCGAACGCGACATCCTGGCCCAGCTCGCCACCGGCCTCGGCAACCGGGAGATCGCCCGCGCCCTGTTCATCAGCGAGGCGACGGTGAAGACGCACCTGCGCCGCATCTACGACAAGCTGGGCGTCGACACCCGCGCGGGCGCCGTCGCGGTGGCGAAGGAACAGCGCCTGCTGCCGTGA